AATACTTCTTACGGGGCTATCGAAAAAGAATTGACTGATCAAAATATTACTAATCCCACGATTAAAGATGTTTCTAATGCTGTTATCGCAATTAGACAATCTAAGTTACCAGATCCAAAAGAAATAGGAAATAGTGGAAGTTTCTTTAAAAACCCAGTAATTTCTATCGAGCTTTTTAATGAGCTTAAGAGTAAATACCCAACAATTCCGAGTTATCCAGTATCTGATAGTGAAATTAAAGTTCCTGCAGGTTGGTTAATTGAACAAAGCGGGTTTAAAGGAAAACGTTTTGGTGATTATGGAGTTCACGAAAAACAAGCTCTTGTTCTTGTGAATTATGGTGACGCTAGTGGTGAAGAAATTTTCAAACTTGCTCAAAAGATTCAACAAACTATTAAAGAAAATTTTAAAATTGATCTAGAAATTGAGGTTAACGTAATTGCTTAACCCTCTTTCTTTAGCATATCAATATGACGAATTAATCGTTGAATTTCCAATTTTATAGTTCCGTTATAAACACCTCTTATTCTCCCTTGTTTATCTACTAAAACAAAATTTTCTGTATGAATAAAAGCATCTTCATCTTGAGTTTTCACAAAATCCTCATCAGCAAAATAAGATGTTCTTGCTAAATCATATAACTCTTTTTTGTCACCTGTAACTAAATTCCATTTTTCTGAATGGATATCATTTTCAACAGCATATTGTTTTAATACTGGAACTGAATCTTTGGTTGGCATAACCGTATGAGATAATAAAAACACCTCATCATCTTTCATATACTTTTCTTGAAGTATACTCATATTTTTTTCCAAAACGGGACAAATACCAGGACAGGTTACGAAAAAGAAATCTGCAACGTAAATTTTGCCATTATAGGCTTTATTTGTAATCAATTTTCCTTCTTGATTTGTAAGCTGAAACTTTGCTACTTTATGAATTTTCCGATACTCTTCTGTATCCTGCGCGATCCATTCTGGAGTCATTAAAGCTGAATTAAAAAACGGTAATGTAATAGTTTTATCT
This genomic window from Tenacibaculum sp. 190524A05c contains:
- a CDS encoding SCO family protein, with the protein product MKKLNNTLVVFLSSTFFFFSCKKKEEVDKTITLPFFNSALMTPEWIAQDTEEYRKIHKVAKFQLTNQEGKLITNKAYNGKIYVADFFFVTCPGICPVLEKNMSILQEKYMKDDEVFLLSHTVMPTKDSVPVLKQYAVENDIHSEKWNLVTGDKKELYDLARTSYFADEDFVKTQDEDAFIHTENFVLVDKQGRIRGVYNGTIKLEIQRLIRHIDMLKKEG